A region of Halosolutus amylolyticus DNA encodes the following proteins:
- a CDS encoding ribbon-helix-helix domain-containing protein: MTEYTTVSIPKELADRVDETIEGTSFQSTSDLVRFLLRSIVIQHQKEGQLTEAEFEEIAEQLQGLGYLD; this comes from the coding sequence ATGACCGAATACACGACGGTGTCGATCCCGAAGGAACTCGCCGATCGGGTCGACGAGACGATCGAGGGGACGAGTTTCCAGAGCACGAGCGACCTCGTTCGGTTTCTCCTGCGCAGTATCGTCATCCAGCACCAGAAGGAGGGACAGTTGACGGAAGCCGAGTTCGAGGAGATCGCCGAACAGCTCCAGGGTCTCGGCTATCTCGACTGA
- the aglJ gene encoding S-layer glycoprotein N-glycosyltransferase AglJ, giving the protein MEHDGARVDPVDRTQEVLGMTEETRDIAPEEVCVLIPTLDEAATIGDVIDGFREQGYTNVVVVDGGSSDETQAIARDRGAEVIVQSGDGKGQAVREALEYVTVPYVLMLDGDGTYDPADADRMIEPLSRGYDHVIGNRFADMDDDAMRALNGFGNRLINRSFRFIHGASYEDILSGYRAFTVDSFDRLSLDSDGFTIETELAVECVKHGIETTVVPVSYSARPDESETNLHPIKDGGTILLALYTLAKTNNPLFYFGSLGVAGVLSGGVIAAYVLWQWIQYQQGHEIMALVSAAAILLGVQLIMFGVLSDMLVTLHREQRRRLEQIARDSRQRDDD; this is encoded by the coding sequence ATGGAGCATGACGGGGCACGCGTGGACCCGGTCGACCGAACGCAGGAGGTCCTCGGGATGACCGAGGAGACGCGCGATATCGCGCCCGAGGAGGTCTGCGTGCTCATTCCGACGCTCGACGAGGCCGCGACGATCGGCGACGTAATCGACGGCTTTCGCGAGCAGGGGTATACGAACGTGGTTGTCGTCGACGGTGGTTCGAGCGACGAGACGCAGGCGATCGCGCGCGACCGCGGTGCCGAGGTCATCGTCCAGTCCGGCGACGGGAAGGGCCAGGCCGTCCGGGAGGCGCTGGAGTACGTTACCGTCCCGTACGTGTTGATGCTCGACGGGGACGGGACCTACGACCCTGCCGACGCCGACCGGATGATCGAACCGCTCTCGCGGGGGTACGACCACGTGATCGGGAACCGGTTCGCCGACATGGACGACGACGCGATGCGCGCGCTGAACGGGTTCGGGAACCGGCTGATCAACCGATCGTTCCGGTTCATCCACGGGGCCAGCTACGAGGACATCCTCTCGGGCTACCGGGCGTTTACCGTCGACTCGTTCGATCGCCTCTCGCTCGACTCGGACGGGTTCACGATCGAGACCGAACTCGCCGTCGAGTGCGTGAAACACGGGATCGAGACGACCGTCGTGCCGGTCAGCTACAGCGCCCGGCCCGACGAATCCGAAACGAACCTCCACCCGATCAAAGACGGCGGGACGATCCTGCTGGCGCTGTACACGCTCGCCAAGACGAACAACCCGCTGTTTTACTTCGGGAGCCTCGGCGTCGCCGGCGTCCTCTCCGGCGGCGTCATCGCGGCGTACGTCCTCTGGCAGTGGATCCAGTACCAGCAGGGCCACGAGATCATGGCGCTCGTCTCCGCGGCCGCGATCTTGCTCGGCGTCCAGTTGATCATGTTCGGCGTCCTCTCGGACATGCTGGTCACGTTACACCGCGAACAGCGCCGCCGGCTCGAACAGATCGCGCGGGATTCGAGGCAGAGAGACGACGACTAA
- a CDS encoding HVO_A0556 family zinc finger protein — MSSATGRSRTVSGTDALALLERNDCAFCADGTLVRERYRDNDAVVCDQCGTPAMQLWDPE, encoded by the coding sequence ATGAGTTCTGCTACCGGTCGATCGCGGACGGTCTCGGGAACTGACGCGCTCGCGCTACTCGAACGGAACGACTGCGCGTTCTGTGCCGATGGAACGCTCGTCAGAGAGCGGTACCGGGACAACGACGCCGTCGTCTGCGACCAGTGTGGAACGCCAGCGATGCAACTCTGGGACCCGGAGTGA
- a CDS encoding NAD-dependent epimerase/dehydratase family protein: protein MDLTDARILVTGGAGFVGSQLVDRLLADGNEVVVVDDLSNGRAEWVPADADLFEADLTDPAAVNEVVDADLDLVFHFAARKDPNDDDPRGQFAENTTMTHRLLEACRDAGVEGFAFASSSTVYGEAPRPTPEDFAPLEPISVYGASKLGEEGLVSTYAHSHGLTAWTFRFANVVGPRLRGAVIPDFVEKLRANPDALTILGDGRQEKSYLHVEDCVDAMCHVIETAGADAAEEGDAAAEGAMYTYNLGTRTTTSVDRIADIVSDVLDLDPDYEYTGGDRGWTGDVPRMRLSIEKLAAIGWEPALESDAAVRRAAEELAAEIDGE, encoded by the coding sequence ATGGATCTCACCGACGCTCGGATTCTCGTCACCGGCGGTGCGGGATTCGTCGGATCGCAACTCGTCGATCGCCTCCTCGCCGACGGTAACGAGGTCGTCGTCGTCGACGACCTCTCGAACGGCCGCGCGGAGTGGGTTCCCGCCGACGCGGACCTCTTCGAGGCCGATCTGACCGACCCCGCCGCCGTGAACGAGGTCGTCGACGCCGACCTCGATCTCGTCTTCCACTTCGCCGCCCGGAAAGACCCGAACGACGACGATCCGCGCGGGCAGTTCGCCGAGAACACGACGATGACCCACCGCCTGCTCGAGGCGTGTCGCGACGCGGGCGTCGAGGGATTCGCGTTCGCATCGTCCTCGACCGTCTACGGCGAAGCGCCGCGCCCGACCCCCGAAGACTTCGCCCCGCTCGAACCGATCAGCGTCTACGGGGCGAGCAAACTCGGCGAGGAGGGGCTGGTCTCGACTTACGCGCACTCCCACGGCCTCACCGCGTGGACGTTCCGCTTCGCGAACGTCGTCGGCCCGCGCCTCCGCGGGGCCGTCATTCCCGACTTCGTCGAGAAACTGCGGGCGAACCCGGACGCGCTCACGATCCTCGGCGACGGCCGCCAGGAGAAGTCCTACCTCCACGTCGAGGACTGCGTCGACGCGATGTGCCACGTGATCGAGACCGCCGGCGCCGACGCGGCCGAGGAGGGCGACGCTGCGGCGGAGGGCGCAATGTACACGTACAACCTCGGCACCCGGACGACCACCTCGGTCGATCGGATCGCCGACATCGTCAGCGACGTCCTCGATCTGGATCCCGACTACGAGTACACGGGCGGCGATCGCGGCTGGACCGGCGACGTCCCGCGGATGCGCCTCTCGATCGAGAAACTCGCGGCGATCGGCTGGGAACCGGCGCTCGAGAGCGACGCCGCGGTACGACGGGCCGCCGAGGAACTGGCCGCCGAGATCGACGGCGAGTAA
- a CDS encoding NAD-dependent epimerase/dehydratase family protein, whose product MQDHRVLVTGGAGFIGSNLANHLATDNDVIAIDDCYLGTPANLAEGVDFAERSVLEDDLPTDVDVVFHLAALSSYAMHEEDPTTGARVNVEGFVNVVEQARQDGCDTVVYASTSSIYGSRTEPSPEDMPVSVNTGYEASKLARERYGEYFANHYDMSMAGMRFFSVYQGYDGAEEHKGEYANVIAQFADDVASGRSPKLYGDGTQTRDFTHVSDIVRGLELAADHELTGIYNLGTGEAYAFDTVVDLINEELGTDVDPEYVENPIPESVYVHDTCADSSKIREETGWEPRIDFEEGVRRVCAPYTDERESADD is encoded by the coding sequence ATGCAAGACCACCGCGTCCTCGTCACGGGCGGTGCGGGATTCATCGGCTCGAATCTCGCGAACCACCTCGCGACGGACAACGACGTGATCGCGATCGACGACTGCTACCTCGGGACCCCAGCGAACCTCGCTGAGGGGGTCGATTTCGCCGAGCGAAGCGTCCTGGAGGACGACCTCCCGACCGACGTGGACGTCGTGTTTCACCTGGCGGCGCTCTCGTCGTACGCGATGCACGAGGAGGATCCGACGACGGGGGCGCGGGTCAACGTCGAGGGGTTCGTCAACGTCGTCGAGCAGGCCCGACAGGACGGCTGTGACACCGTCGTCTACGCGTCGACGTCGTCGATCTACGGAAGTCGCACCGAACCCTCGCCCGAGGACATGCCGGTCTCGGTCAACACCGGCTACGAGGCCTCCAAACTCGCCCGCGAGCGCTACGGCGAGTACTTCGCGAACCACTACGACATGTCGATGGCCGGCATGCGGTTCTTCTCGGTCTACCAGGGCTACGACGGCGCCGAGGAGCACAAGGGGGAGTACGCCAACGTGATCGCGCAGTTCGCCGACGACGTCGCCAGCGGCCGATCGCCGAAACTGTACGGCGACGGCACGCAGACGCGGGACTTCACGCACGTCTCCGATATCGTCCGCGGGCTCGAACTGGCCGCCGACCACGAACTCACCGGCATCTACAACCTGGGGACGGGCGAGGCCTACGCCTTCGATACGGTCGTCGACCTGATCAACGAGGAACTCGGCACCGACGTCGACCCCGAGTACGTCGAGAACCCGATCCCCGAGTCGGTGTACGTGCACGATACCTGCGCTGATTCGTCGAAGATTCGCGAGGAAACCGGCTGGGAGCCACGGATCGACTTCGAGGAGGGGGTTCGGCGCGTGTGTGCGCCGTACACCGACGAGCGAGAGTCAGCGGACGACTAG